Proteins from a single region of Candidatus Rubrimentiphilum sp.:
- the floA gene encoding flotillin-like protein FloA (flotillin-like protein involved in membrane lipid rafts), whose protein sequence is MSGIIFFAVIILFFTFLYYFPIGMWFRTMAAGVPLSIGALIRMRIIGIPPSVIVTNLVRARKAGLPLNVDQMQSHYLAGGNVENVVLAMIAAQRAQIPLEWQRAAAIDLAGRNVLEALQTSVNPKVIETPIFQGVAQNGIQLNVKARITVRSNLDRYVGGAGEPTIVARVGEGVVSAVGAAVDHKQVLEYPDRISKAVLAKGLDAGTAFEIVSIDIADVDVGKNIGAELQMSQAEADRRIAQAKASERQYAAQAAEQEMKAETQRMRAKVVEAEASVPQAIAESFRSGNLGIMDYYRMKNIQADSEMRGSISASVNQSEQTPPPPPPPPK, encoded by the coding sequence GTGAGCGGAATTATCTTTTTCGCCGTCATCATTTTGTTCTTCACGTTCCTGTACTATTTCCCAATCGGGATGTGGTTCAGGACGATGGCCGCCGGCGTGCCGCTGTCGATCGGCGCCCTGATCCGCATGCGCATCATCGGCATTCCACCCAGCGTCATCGTGACGAACTTGGTGCGCGCGCGTAAAGCGGGCTTGCCATTGAACGTGGATCAGATGCAGTCGCACTACTTGGCGGGCGGCAACGTGGAGAACGTTGTGCTCGCCATGATCGCCGCGCAGCGCGCGCAGATTCCCTTGGAGTGGCAGCGCGCCGCCGCTATCGACCTCGCCGGACGCAACGTCTTGGAAGCGCTCCAAACGTCGGTCAATCCGAAAGTCATCGAGACGCCCATCTTTCAGGGCGTCGCGCAAAACGGTATTCAGCTGAACGTCAAGGCGCGTATCACGGTTCGCAGCAACCTCGACCGGTACGTCGGTGGCGCAGGGGAGCCGACGATCGTCGCGCGCGTCGGTGAAGGCGTCGTTTCGGCCGTCGGTGCAGCGGTCGATCACAAACAAGTGCTGGAGTATCCGGATCGCATCAGCAAAGCAGTCCTCGCCAAAGGTTTGGACGCGGGCACGGCGTTCGAGATCGTCTCGATCGATATCGCGGACGTAGACGTCGGTAAAAACATCGGCGCCGAACTTCAGATGTCGCAAGCCGAAGCCGACCGCAGAATCGCGCAAGCGAAAGCTTCGGAACGCCAGTATGCGGCGCAAGCGGCGGAGCAAGAGATGAAGGCCGAGACGCAGCGCATGCGCGCGAAAGTCGTTGAAGCCGAGGCCTCGGTGCCGCAGGCGATTGCCGAATCGTTCCGCAGCGGCAACCTAGGGATCATGGATTACTACCGGATGAAGAACATCCAGGCGGATTCGGAGATGCGCGGCTCTATTTCGGCCAGCGTCAACCAATCCGAGCAAACCCCGCCCCCGCCGCCTCCACCGCCGAAATAG
- a CDS encoding NfeD family protein, producing the protein MKLGLLAAAGLMAAGLASAIVGQQPPAVIGHGPVVVIPIHGVVDDGMDHLVARSIEAAQRDGASAIVLDVNSPGGLLEAAFDIRDAVLNARVPTYAYVSERAYSSAALITLAAQHVYMAPGASIGEAEPAPATSKLISAVKAEFKSTAERNHRDPLIVAAMVDKTIDLPQYKRPGQNLTLDTQDALKTKIADGEYLTFAEMLAANHLSGPQESLPYTFAEQLARFATNPAVSGLLLTLGFLGLLIEMQTLHGIAGVIGVASLALFFGSHIYAGFSNGLVIILAVAGVVGILYELHIVPGHGAPGILGGIALLAAILLAFGIPFFFIAMQTLSTAIVLTVVFFYLATRAFPQNAWFAKLTFAGAQGAEYVTSRDFSDLHGHTGVASSYLRPAGVANINGRRIDVLTQGEFIPAGTPIRVQRVEGARVFVEPVDLPGHKE; encoded by the coding sequence GTGAAATTGGGGCTGCTTGCTGCAGCCGGGCTTATGGCAGCCGGGCTTGCTTCCGCGATCGTCGGTCAGCAGCCGCCGGCAGTCATCGGCCACGGGCCAGTTGTGGTTATTCCGATTCACGGCGTCGTTGACGACGGCATGGATCATCTGGTTGCGCGCTCGATTGAAGCCGCACAGCGCGACGGCGCGTCGGCAATCGTTCTGGACGTCAACTCTCCCGGCGGCTTGCTGGAAGCGGCGTTCGACATCCGCGACGCCGTTTTGAACGCACGCGTGCCGACGTACGCCTACGTCTCCGAGCGCGCATACTCTTCGGCCGCCCTTATCACGCTGGCCGCGCAGCACGTCTACATGGCGCCCGGCGCTTCGATCGGCGAAGCCGAGCCCGCGCCGGCTACATCAAAACTCATCTCGGCGGTCAAGGCCGAATTCAAGTCCACCGCGGAGCGCAACCACCGCGATCCGCTGATCGTGGCGGCAATGGTTGATAAAACGATCGACTTGCCGCAGTACAAGCGCCCGGGCCAAAACCTGACGCTCGACACCCAGGATGCTCTTAAAACGAAGATCGCCGACGGCGAATATCTTACGTTCGCGGAGATGCTGGCCGCCAATCACTTGAGCGGACCGCAGGAGTCCCTTCCGTACACGTTCGCCGAACAGCTCGCGCGCTTCGCGACGAACCCCGCCGTTAGCGGCCTGCTGCTGACGCTCGGATTCCTAGGCCTGCTGATCGAGATGCAGACCCTGCACGGCATCGCCGGCGTCATCGGCGTAGCGTCCCTCGCGCTCTTTTTCGGGTCGCATATCTACGCCGGCTTCAGCAACGGTCTTGTGATCATACTGGCCGTCGCCGGCGTCGTCGGCATCCTCTACGAACTGCACATCGTTCCCGGACATGGTGCGCCGGGAATATTGGGCGGCATCGCCCTGCTCGCAGCCATCCTGCTGGCATTCGGCATTCCGTTTTTCTTCATCGCGATGCAGACGCTCTCGACGGCAATCGTGCTGACAGTCGTCTTTTTCTACCTGGCCACGCGCGCGTTTCCACAAAACGCGTGGTTCGCCAAACTTACGTTTGCGGGGGCGCAAGGCGCGGAGTACGTCACCAGCCGTGACTTTTCGGACCTTCACGGTCACACAGGCGTAGCCTCATCCTACCTGCGTCCCGCCGGCGTAGCGAATATCAACGGAAGGCGAATCGATGTCCTGACACAAGGTGAATTTATTCCCGCGGGGACACCCATTAGGGTGCAGCGCGTCGAAGGGGCGCGCGTTTTTGTCGAACCGGTAGATCTGCCGGGTCATAAGGAGTAG
- a CDS encoding diacylglycerol kinase produces MTENLPPPSREHPQPEYTRITESKFWGSFHYAFSGIMYATRTQANMRIHLLIAAAVLIVAMLLHLERIYIVALIVMIVIVLSLELFNTAIEAVVDLLTVAHHPLAKTAKDAAAGAVFIASVGAVLVGYLVFYQGIQQGGQRVYTAVASVPANVVLVMFGVVLIGTILAKAFSGRGTPFQGGAVSGHTALAFAAATGLAVYFPRPLVWVLAYFVAFLVAQSRVEARIHSVFEVTWGAVLGSLLALAVFLLARPGIVL; encoded by the coding sequence ATGACTGAAAACCTGCCGCCGCCGTCACGCGAGCATCCGCAGCCCGAGTACACGCGTATCACCGAAAGCAAATTCTGGGGCTCATTCCACTACGCGTTTTCAGGGATCATGTACGCGACGCGGACGCAGGCCAACATGCGCATCCACTTGCTCATCGCGGCCGCCGTGCTAATCGTGGCGATGCTGCTGCATTTGGAACGCATCTACATCGTCGCGCTTATCGTGATGATCGTGATCGTGCTGTCGCTGGAGCTCTTCAATACGGCGATTGAAGCGGTGGTGGACTTGCTGACGGTCGCGCATCATCCGTTGGCCAAGACCGCCAAAGACGCCGCCGCAGGCGCGGTCTTTATCGCCAGCGTCGGTGCCGTACTGGTCGGCTATCTGGTGTTTTATCAGGGAATTCAGCAAGGCGGCCAGCGCGTCTATACGGCGGTTGCGTCGGTGCCGGCCAACGTTGTGCTCGTCATGTTCGGGGTCGTGCTGATCGGAACGATTCTGGCCAAGGCGTTCTCGGGGCGCGGAACGCCCTTCCAGGGCGGCGCGGTCTCCGGGCATACTGCCCTCGCTTTTGCGGCGGCGACCGGCTTGGCAGTCTATTTCCCGCGCCCGCTGGTTTGGGTGCTGGCGTACTTCGTGGCCTTCCTGGTGGCCCAGAGCCGCGTGGAAGCGCGCATCCACAGCGTCTTCGAGGTCACCTGGGGGGCCGTGCTGGGCAGCCTGCTGGCCCTGGCTGTGTTCCTACTGGCCCGTCCGGGCATTGTGCTATAA
- the ybeY gene encoding rRNA maturation RNase YbeY yields MILLRDDVRDPEIHVRRLKGAAQKLLRAVGRPDSEISVLLTDDASIRELNRTHRGKDKPTDVLSFPMNNPSLPQGSSIPQNDTGAEMLGDIAISVETARRQAAEYDAPLQNEVYRLLIHGLLHVLGHDHHEPAERAAMEAEERRLASAIAMPWPYD; encoded by the coding sequence GTGATCTTGCTGCGTGACGACGTGCGCGATCCCGAGATACACGTGCGGCGCCTCAAGGGTGCCGCGCAAAAATTGCTGCGCGCGGTCGGACGACCCGATTCTGAAATCTCGGTGCTGCTGACCGACGATGCATCCATCCGCGAGCTCAATCGCACGCACCGCGGCAAAGACAAACCGACCGACGTGCTGAGTTTTCCGATGAATAACCCTTCGTTACCTCAGGGTTCTTCGATACCTCAGAATGACACCGGGGCGGAGATGCTCGGTGATATTGCGATCAGCGTCGAGACCGCGCGCCGCCAAGCTGCCGAGTACGACGCGCCGCTGCAGAACGAAGTCTACCGCTTGCTGATTCACGGACTCTTGCACGTGCTTGGACACGACCACCACGAACCTGCGGAGCGCGCCGCGATGGAAGCGGAAGAGCGCCGGCTGGCGAGCGCGATCGCGATGCCGTGGCCGTATGACTGA
- a CDS encoding PhoH family protein, whose translation MHGESAAVDQAYDVVKRMLDAAVRGAQLTPDDVALAASDVLRGGGEEPALPDTLFRSNRGREIRPKTPGQRAFVESIENNTLTFGIGPAGTGKTFLAVVMAVRALRARQVARVILSRPAVEAGEKLGFLPGDMKEKVDPYLRPLYDALSELMDDPLVTRYLERGVIEVAPLAYMRGRTLSEAFVILDEAQNTTRDQLKMFLTRLGAGSKMIVNGDVTQIDLPGGAQSGLLEAPRRFGGMPDIGIVELTDTDVVRHPLVTQIIRAYAADRGMR comes from the coding sequence GTGCACGGCGAAAGCGCCGCAGTCGATCAAGCTTACGACGTGGTGAAGCGCATGCTCGACGCGGCGGTTCGCGGTGCGCAACTCACGCCCGACGACGTCGCGCTGGCAGCGTCCGACGTCTTGCGTGGCGGCGGCGAAGAGCCGGCGCTTCCCGACACCCTGTTCCGATCGAATCGCGGACGCGAGATTCGTCCGAAGACGCCGGGACAACGCGCGTTCGTCGAGTCGATCGAAAACAACACGCTGACGTTCGGCATCGGTCCCGCCGGCACGGGCAAGACGTTCTTGGCGGTCGTCATGGCGGTGCGCGCCCTGCGCGCGCGTCAGGTTGCACGCGTCATCTTGTCGCGACCCGCCGTCGAGGCGGGAGAAAAACTCGGTTTCCTGCCCGGCGACATGAAAGAGAAAGTCGATCCGTATTTGCGCCCCCTCTACGATGCGCTTTCCGAACTAATGGACGATCCGCTGGTGACGCGTTATCTGGAGCGTGGAGTTATCGAGGTGGCGCCGCTCGCGTACATGCGCGGGCGCACGCTTTCGGAGGCATTCGTCATTCTCGACGAAGCGCAAAACACGACCCGCGATCAATTGAAGATGTTTCTTACGCGCCTGGGTGCGGGTTCGAAGATGATCGTCAACGGCGACGTCACGCAAATCGATCTGCCCGGCGGCGCGCAGAGCGGGCTGCTCGAGGCGCCGCGGCGTTTCGGCGGCATGCCCGACATCGGCATCGTCGAGTTAACCGATACGGACGTGGTCCGGCATCCGCTTGTCACGCAGATCATTCGCGCCTACGCCGCCGATCGCGGAATGCGGTGA